From the genome of Desmodus rotundus isolate HL8 chromosome 2, HLdesRot8A.1, whole genome shotgun sequence, one region includes:
- the FIGN gene encoding fidgetin isoform X2 has protein sequence MQWTPEHAQWPEQHFDITSTTRSPAHKVEAYRGHLQRTYQYAWANDDISALTASNLLKKYAEKYSGILEGPVDRPVLSNYSDAPSGLVNGRKNESEPWQPSLNSEAVYPMNCVPDVITASKAGVSSALPPADVSASIGSSPGVASNLTEPSYSSSTCGSHTVPSLHAGLPSQEYAPGYNGSYLHSTYSSQPAPALPSPHPSPLHSSGLLQPPPPPPPPPALVPGYNGTSNLSSYSYPSASYPPQTAVGSGYSPGGAPPPPSAYLPSGIPAPTPLPPTTVPGYTYQGHGLTPIAPSALTNSSASSLKRKAFYMAGQGDMDSSYGNYSYGQQRSTQSPMYRMPDNSISNSNRGNGFDRSAETSSLAFKPTKQLMSSEQQRKFSSQSSRALTPPSYSTAKNSLGSRSSESFGKYTSPVMSEHGDEHRQLLSHPMQGPGLRAATSSNHSVDEQLKNTDTHLIDLVTNEIVTQGPPVDWNDIAGLDLVKAVIKEEVLWPLLRSDAFSGLTALPRSILLFGPRGTGKTLLGRCIASQLGATFFKIAGSGLVAKWLGEAEKIIHASFLVARCRQPSVIFVSDIDMLLSSQVSEEHSPVSRMRTEFLMQLDTVLTSAEDQIVVICATSKPEEIDESLRRYFMKRLLIPLPDSTARHQIIVQLLSQHNYCLNDKEFALLVQRTEGFSGLDVAHLCQEAAVGPLHAMPATDLSAIMPGQLRPITYQDFENAFCKIQPSISQKELDMYVEWNKMFGCSQ, from the coding sequence ATGCAGTGGACGCCAGAGCATGCCCAGTGGCCAGAACAGCACTTTGACATCACCTCGACCACTCGGTCTCCTGCCCACAAGGTTGAAGCCTACAGAGGTCATCTGCAGCGCACCTATCAGTATGCCTGGGCGAATGATGACATATCTGCTCTGACTGCATCCAACCTACTAAAAAAATATGCAGAGAAGTATTCTGGCATTTTGGAAGGCCCTGTGGACCGACCTGTACTCAGCAACTACTCAGATGCACCATCAGGACTAGTGAATGGTCGGAAAAATGAAAGCGAACCCTGGCAGCCCTCCTTGAATTCAGAAGCTGTTTATCCCATGAACTGTGTTCCGGATGTCATCACTGCCAGCAAAGCTGGAGTTAGTTCAGCCCTCCCTCCAGCAGATGTCTCTGCAAGTATAGGGAGCTCTCCTGGGGTGGCCAGCAACCTGACAGAACCTAGTTATTCAAGTAGTACCTGTGGAAGCCACACTGTACCTAGTCTTCATGCAGGGCTCCCATCTCAGGAATATGCCCCAGGATACAACGGATCATATTTGCATTCTACGTACAGTAGCCAACCAGCACCTGCACTTCCCTCGCCTCATCCATCtcctctgcatagctctgggctcctgcagccaccaccaccacctcctccaccaccagccCTGGTCCCAGGCTACAATGGGACTTCTAACCTCTCCAGTTATAGCTATCCCTCTGCTAGCTATCCTCCTCAGACTGCTGTGGGATCTGGGTACAGCCCTGGGGgggcacctcctcctccttcagcatACCTGCCTTCAGGAATTCCTGCTCCTACCCCTCTGCCCCCAACCACAGTTCCTGGCTACACCTACCAAGGTCATGGTCTGACACCTATCGCGCCCTCAGCCCTGACAAACAGTTCGGCAAGCTCTCTCAAAAGAAAAGCTTTCTATATGGCAGGGCAAGGGGATATGGACTCCAGTTATGGAAATTACAGCTATGGCCAACAGAGATCTACACAGAGTCCTATGTACAGAATGCCCGACAACAGCATTTCAAACTCAAATCGGGGGAATGGCTTTGACAGAAGTGCTGAAACATCATCCTTAGCATTTAAGCCAACGAAGCAGCTAATGTCCtctgaacagcaaaggaaattcaGCAGCCAGTCCAGTAGGGCTCTGACCCCTCCTTCCTACAGTACTGCTAAAAATTCACTGGGATCAAGATCCAGTGAATCCTTTGGGAAGTACACATCGCCAGTAATGAGTGAGCATGGGGACGAGCACAGGCAACTCCTCTCTCACCCAATGCAAGGCCCTGGGCTCCGTGCAGCTACCTCATCCAACCACTCTGTGGACGAGCAACTGAAGAACACTGACACACACCTCATTGACCTGGTCACCAATGAGATCGTCACCCAAGGACCACCGGTGGACTGGAATGACATTGCTGGCCTTGACCTAGTGAAGGCTGTCATTAAGGAAGAGGTTTTATGGCCATTGCTGAGGTCAGATGCATTCAGTGGACTGACGGCCTTACCACGGAGCATCCTTTTATTTGGACCTCGAGGAACAGGCAAAACCTTATTAGGCAGGTGCATAGCTAGTCAGCTGGGAGCCACATTTTTCAAAATCGCTGGTTCTGGCCTAGTTGCCAAGTGGCtaggagaagcagagaaaatTATCCATGCCTCTTTCCTTGTGGCCAGATGTCGCCAGCCCTCGGTGATTTTTGTCAGTGACATTGACATGCTTCTCTCCTCTCAAGTGAGTGAGGAACACAGTCCAGTCAGTCGGATGAGAACCGAGTTTCTGATGCAGCTGGACACAGTACTAACATCGGCTGAGGACCAAATCGTAGTAATCTGTGCCACCAGTAAACCAGAAGAAATAGATGAGTCTCTTCGGAGGTACTTCATGAAACGACTTTTAATCCCACTTCCTGACAGCACAGCGAGGCACCAGATAATAGTACAACTGCTCTCACAGCACAATTACTGTCTCAATGACAAGGAGTTTGCACTGCTCGTCCAGCGCACAGAAGGCTTTTCTGGACTAGACGTGGCTCATTTGTGTCAGGAAGCAGCAGTGGGGCCCCTCCATGCCATGCCCGCCACAGACCTCTCAGCCATTATGCCCGGCCAGTTAAGGCCCATTACATATCAAGACTTTGAAAATGCTTTCTGCAAGATTCAGCCTAGCATATCTCAAAAAGAGCTTGATATGTATGTTGAATGGAACAAAATGTTTGGTTGCAGTCAGTga
- the FIGN gene encoding fidgetin isoform X1 produces MISSTSVYGLKMQWTPEHAQWPEQHFDITSTTRSPAHKVEAYRGHLQRTYQYAWANDDISALTASNLLKKYAEKYSGILEGPVDRPVLSNYSDAPSGLVNGRKNESEPWQPSLNSEAVYPMNCVPDVITASKAGVSSALPPADVSASIGSSPGVASNLTEPSYSSSTCGSHTVPSLHAGLPSQEYAPGYNGSYLHSTYSSQPAPALPSPHPSPLHSSGLLQPPPPPPPPPALVPGYNGTSNLSSYSYPSASYPPQTAVGSGYSPGGAPPPPSAYLPSGIPAPTPLPPTTVPGYTYQGHGLTPIAPSALTNSSASSLKRKAFYMAGQGDMDSSYGNYSYGQQRSTQSPMYRMPDNSISNSNRGNGFDRSAETSSLAFKPTKQLMSSEQQRKFSSQSSRALTPPSYSTAKNSLGSRSSESFGKYTSPVMSEHGDEHRQLLSHPMQGPGLRAATSSNHSVDEQLKNTDTHLIDLVTNEIVTQGPPVDWNDIAGLDLVKAVIKEEVLWPLLRSDAFSGLTALPRSILLFGPRGTGKTLLGRCIASQLGATFFKIAGSGLVAKWLGEAEKIIHASFLVARCRQPSVIFVSDIDMLLSSQVSEEHSPVSRMRTEFLMQLDTVLTSAEDQIVVICATSKPEEIDESLRRYFMKRLLIPLPDSTARHQIIVQLLSQHNYCLNDKEFALLVQRTEGFSGLDVAHLCQEAAVGPLHAMPATDLSAIMPGQLRPITYQDFENAFCKIQPSISQKELDMYVEWNKMFGCSQ; encoded by the coding sequence GCTTGAAGATGCAGTGGACGCCAGAGCATGCCCAGTGGCCAGAACAGCACTTTGACATCACCTCGACCACTCGGTCTCCTGCCCACAAGGTTGAAGCCTACAGAGGTCATCTGCAGCGCACCTATCAGTATGCCTGGGCGAATGATGACATATCTGCTCTGACTGCATCCAACCTACTAAAAAAATATGCAGAGAAGTATTCTGGCATTTTGGAAGGCCCTGTGGACCGACCTGTACTCAGCAACTACTCAGATGCACCATCAGGACTAGTGAATGGTCGGAAAAATGAAAGCGAACCCTGGCAGCCCTCCTTGAATTCAGAAGCTGTTTATCCCATGAACTGTGTTCCGGATGTCATCACTGCCAGCAAAGCTGGAGTTAGTTCAGCCCTCCCTCCAGCAGATGTCTCTGCAAGTATAGGGAGCTCTCCTGGGGTGGCCAGCAACCTGACAGAACCTAGTTATTCAAGTAGTACCTGTGGAAGCCACACTGTACCTAGTCTTCATGCAGGGCTCCCATCTCAGGAATATGCCCCAGGATACAACGGATCATATTTGCATTCTACGTACAGTAGCCAACCAGCACCTGCACTTCCCTCGCCTCATCCATCtcctctgcatagctctgggctcctgcagccaccaccaccacctcctccaccaccagccCTGGTCCCAGGCTACAATGGGACTTCTAACCTCTCCAGTTATAGCTATCCCTCTGCTAGCTATCCTCCTCAGACTGCTGTGGGATCTGGGTACAGCCCTGGGGgggcacctcctcctccttcagcatACCTGCCTTCAGGAATTCCTGCTCCTACCCCTCTGCCCCCAACCACAGTTCCTGGCTACACCTACCAAGGTCATGGTCTGACACCTATCGCGCCCTCAGCCCTGACAAACAGTTCGGCAAGCTCTCTCAAAAGAAAAGCTTTCTATATGGCAGGGCAAGGGGATATGGACTCCAGTTATGGAAATTACAGCTATGGCCAACAGAGATCTACACAGAGTCCTATGTACAGAATGCCCGACAACAGCATTTCAAACTCAAATCGGGGGAATGGCTTTGACAGAAGTGCTGAAACATCATCCTTAGCATTTAAGCCAACGAAGCAGCTAATGTCCtctgaacagcaaaggaaattcaGCAGCCAGTCCAGTAGGGCTCTGACCCCTCCTTCCTACAGTACTGCTAAAAATTCACTGGGATCAAGATCCAGTGAATCCTTTGGGAAGTACACATCGCCAGTAATGAGTGAGCATGGGGACGAGCACAGGCAACTCCTCTCTCACCCAATGCAAGGCCCTGGGCTCCGTGCAGCTACCTCATCCAACCACTCTGTGGACGAGCAACTGAAGAACACTGACACACACCTCATTGACCTGGTCACCAATGAGATCGTCACCCAAGGACCACCGGTGGACTGGAATGACATTGCTGGCCTTGACCTAGTGAAGGCTGTCATTAAGGAAGAGGTTTTATGGCCATTGCTGAGGTCAGATGCATTCAGTGGACTGACGGCCTTACCACGGAGCATCCTTTTATTTGGACCTCGAGGAACAGGCAAAACCTTATTAGGCAGGTGCATAGCTAGTCAGCTGGGAGCCACATTTTTCAAAATCGCTGGTTCTGGCCTAGTTGCCAAGTGGCtaggagaagcagagaaaatTATCCATGCCTCTTTCCTTGTGGCCAGATGTCGCCAGCCCTCGGTGATTTTTGTCAGTGACATTGACATGCTTCTCTCCTCTCAAGTGAGTGAGGAACACAGTCCAGTCAGTCGGATGAGAACCGAGTTTCTGATGCAGCTGGACACAGTACTAACATCGGCTGAGGACCAAATCGTAGTAATCTGTGCCACCAGTAAACCAGAAGAAATAGATGAGTCTCTTCGGAGGTACTTCATGAAACGACTTTTAATCCCACTTCCTGACAGCACAGCGAGGCACCAGATAATAGTACAACTGCTCTCACAGCACAATTACTGTCTCAATGACAAGGAGTTTGCACTGCTCGTCCAGCGCACAGAAGGCTTTTCTGGACTAGACGTGGCTCATTTGTGTCAGGAAGCAGCAGTGGGGCCCCTCCATGCCATGCCCGCCACAGACCTCTCAGCCATTATGCCCGGCCAGTTAAGGCCCATTACATATCAAGACTTTGAAAATGCTTTCTGCAAGATTCAGCCTAGCATATCTCAAAAAGAGCTTGATATGTATGTTGAATGGAACAAAATGTTTGGTTGCAGTCAGTga